In one Pseudomonadales bacterium genomic region, the following are encoded:
- a CDS encoding acyl-CoA dehydrogenase family protein, protein MNFEFSEEQNMLREQAQGFLADNCPPGLVRKVLDGNSDYDAGLWGKIAEMGWAATVIPEEYGGLGLSYLELCVIAEELGRVVAPVPFSSSVYLATEALLLAGSKAQKEEWLPKLATGEAIGTFAFAEGPGRLNAKELTTRVKDGKLSGTKIPVADGAIANFAIVLARHSGGDGASLQLVTLDQGKKVDIAPVQTLDPTRGHSRVKFAAAKAQPLGRAGHGMRLLDTLLDRAAVLFAWEQVGGAQAALEQAKAYALGRYAFGRPIASYQAIKHKLANMYVKNTLARSNCYYGAWALNTNAAELPIAAATARVSAIQAYYFASKENIQTHGGMGYTWEFDCQFFYRRSKVLSVNIGSEGLWQDRLISAIEASRAA, encoded by the coding sequence ATGAACTTCGAGTTTTCTGAAGAACAGAACATGCTGCGCGAACAGGCGCAGGGGTTTCTGGCGGACAATTGCCCGCCCGGGCTGGTCCGCAAGGTCCTGGATGGCAACAGCGACTACGATGCCGGCCTGTGGGGAAAAATCGCGGAAATGGGCTGGGCGGCCACGGTCATTCCGGAAGAATACGGCGGACTCGGCCTTTCCTACCTGGAGCTGTGTGTGATTGCCGAAGAGCTCGGCCGGGTGGTGGCACCGGTACCCTTTTCATCTTCGGTCTATCTCGCCACCGAGGCCCTGCTGCTCGCCGGCTCCAAAGCCCAGAAGGAGGAGTGGCTGCCGAAACTGGCAACCGGAGAGGCCATTGGTACCTTTGCCTTTGCGGAAGGCCCGGGGCGTCTCAATGCCAAGGAACTCACGACCAGGGTGAAGGACGGCAAACTCAGCGGCACCAAGATTCCCGTGGCGGACGGTGCCATCGCCAACTTTGCCATCGTGCTCGCCCGCCACTCGGGGGGTGACGGCGCCAGCCTGCAGCTGGTCACGCTCGATCAGGGAAAGAAGGTCGACATCGCCCCGGTGCAGACCCTCGACCCGACCCGGGGTCACAGCCGGGTGAAGTTTGCTGCTGCAAAGGCCCAGCCCCTCGGCCGGGCCGGGCACGGCATGCGTCTGCTCGACACCCTCCTCGATCGGGCGGCGGTACTGTTCGCCTGGGAACAGGTGGGGGGCGCCCAGGCGGCGCTGGAACAGGCCAAGGCCTATGCACTCGGCCGCTACGCCTTCGGTCGACCGATTGCTTCTTATCAGGCCATCAAGCACAAACTCGCCAACATGTACGTGAAGAACACCCTGGCGCGGTCCAACTGTTACTACGGCGCGTGGGCCCTGAATACCAACGCGGCCGAACTGCCGATTGCGGCCGCCACCGCCCGGGTATCCGCGATCCAGGCCTACTACTTCGCGTCGAAAGAGAACATCCAGACCCATGGCGGGATGGGCTACACGTGGGAGTTCGATTGTCAGTTCTTCTATCGCCGCTCGAAGGTGCTGAGTGTGAACATCGGCAGTGAAGGTCTCTGGCAGGACCGGCTGATCAGCGCGATCGAGGCAAGCCGGGCCGCATAA
- a CDS encoding GFA family protein yields the protein MAQSRPDPDPELITGGCLCGRYRFAARPHPLWIAHCHCRSCRLATGAPIATFVGFPQGQVSFEPAPPKFASSPPVLRAFCERCGTALSYEAEFHPGEIHLYRSTLDRPADFSATRHVLFDEREPDFDVWDDLPRYGSGSRAAIAWGPKPALRVLFLCTGNSARSILAEGVLNRRDAELDGQRVLAHSAGSQPTGKVHPDARALLQDRAWQFDAQRSKSWDEFRLAPHIDWVITLCGQGAEGCPVFPGRAQRQHWPLPDPASGAASFPDTLQAIEQRVDAFLDELGASPISCRSAPR from the coding sequence ATGGCGCAGTCCCGACCAGACCCGGACCCGGAGCTCATCACCGGCGGCTGCCTGTGCGGCCGCTACCGGTTCGCAGCCAGACCGCATCCGCTCTGGATCGCCCACTGTCACTGCCGATCCTGTCGGCTCGCAACCGGTGCTCCGATTGCCACTTTTGTGGGATTTCCGCAGGGTCAGGTGAGCTTCGAGCCGGCACCGCCAAAATTCGCCTCATCACCCCCCGTGCTGCGGGCTTTCTGCGAGCGCTGCGGCACAGCACTGAGCTACGAGGCCGAGTTCCATCCGGGTGAGATCCACCTCTACCGGAGTACCCTGGATCGGCCGGCAGACTTTTCCGCTACACGGCATGTCCTCTTCGATGAGCGGGAGCCGGATTTCGACGTCTGGGACGACCTGCCCCGCTACGGCAGCGGGAGTCGCGCTGCAATTGCCTGGGGGCCGAAACCCGCACTGCGCGTTCTCTTCCTGTGCACGGGCAATTCCGCCCGCAGCATTCTCGCCGAAGGGGTGCTGAATCGTCGTGACGCCGAACTGGATGGGCAGCGGGTGCTGGCACACAGCGCAGGCAGTCAGCCGACGGGTAAGGTGCATCCGGACGCCCGTGCGCTGCTGCAGGATCGCGCCTGGCAGTTCGATGCGCAGCGCAGCAAGTCCTGGGACGAATTCCGGCTCGCGCCCCATATCGACTGGGTGATCACCCTGTGCGGGCAGGGGGCAGAAGGCTGCCCCGTGTTTCCGGGCAGGGCGCAGCGGCAGCACTGGCCGCTGCCGGACCCGGCCAGCGGTGCTGCCAGCTTCCCGGATACCCTGCAGGCGATCGAGCAACGGGTGGATGCGTTCCTCGATGAGCTCGGGGCAAGCCCGATCAGTTGCCGGTCGGCACCTCGTTGA
- a CDS encoding ThuA domain-containing protein yields MNVLVWNEFLHEKRDEAVRSIYPDGIHAAIAGQIRTGLPEAVIGTATLDQPEHGLTAARLDTVDVLIWWGHLGHDLVDNAVVRRVQDRVLQGMGLIVLHSAHLSKIFTRLMGTTCNLRWREAEDRELIWCVAPTHPIAQGIRQPIQLPGHEMYGEYFDIPVPDELVFVSNFSGGEVFRSGCCFHRGKGRVFYFSPGHETYPIYHQPQIGRVLCNAVRWAHQAQLAEVETRHSPQSPTGWFIAPGAD; encoded by the coding sequence GTGAATGTTCTGGTCTGGAACGAGTTTCTGCATGAGAAGCGCGATGAGGCGGTGCGGAGCATCTATCCGGATGGCATCCATGCGGCAATCGCCGGCCAGATCCGGACTGGACTGCCGGAGGCGGTGATCGGGACCGCCACCCTCGATCAGCCGGAACACGGGTTGACTGCAGCGCGTCTCGATACCGTGGATGTCCTGATCTGGTGGGGGCACCTCGGCCATGATCTGGTGGACAACGCGGTGGTCAGACGGGTGCAGGATCGGGTGCTGCAGGGCATGGGACTGATCGTGCTGCACTCGGCCCACCTGTCGAAGATCTTCACCCGGCTGATGGGCACCACCTGCAATCTGCGCTGGCGGGAAGCCGAAGACCGGGAACTGATCTGGTGCGTGGCGCCCACGCACCCCATCGCTCAGGGCATCCGCCAGCCGATCCAGCTGCCAGGCCATGAGATGTACGGCGAGTATTTCGACATTCCGGTGCCGGATGAGCTGGTATTCGTCAGTAACTTCAGCGGTGGAGAGGTGTTCCGCAGCGGCTGCTGTTTCCACCGCGGCAAGGGCCGGGTGTTCTATTTCAGTCCCGGCCATGAAACCTATCCGATCTATCACCAGCCGCAGATCGGTCGGGTACTGTGCAATGCCGTGCGCTGGGCACATCAGGCACAGCTGGCGGAGGTGGAGACGCGACACAGTCCGCAGTCACCGACGGGCTGGTTCATCGCGCCGGGAGCCGATTGA
- a CDS encoding prenyltransferase/squalene oxidase repeat-containing protein, giving the protein MKLLLATLLLPVSLTAIAATPEPMDAALRERAGRSVDAGLHYLRYQQAPDGSWSDSVGITALAVRAFLESHRGYDDTDGPFITRPISYILSYVNDDGSISESNQNRSYNTAVAVTALVATDNPAHAEVIANAQRFLSGHQIDEGEGYTPQHRYYGGIGYGGDERPDMSNQYLAMEALSRSKLSADDPVWQRALIFISRSQNLSATNDQEWAEDDGGFTYMPGSSPHGGTGSYGGVTHAGLISLLFAGADRSDPRVQGAYNWIRANYTLDENPGAPDKQGLFYYYTAFAKSMKAFGEITVVDTQGVEHNWRNNLAAKLISLQAADGSWVNDLSPRWMEGNPHLCTARSVISLNQALAK; this is encoded by the coding sequence ATGAAACTCCTCCTCGCAACGTTGCTGTTGCCGGTCAGCCTGACTGCAATTGCCGCCACACCCGAGCCCATGGATGCCGCTTTGCGCGAACGCGCCGGCCGCTCGGTAGATGCCGGTCTGCACTATCTCCGCTATCAACAGGCCCCGGATGGTTCCTGGTCCGATTCCGTGGGTATCACGGCTCTGGCAGTGCGCGCCTTTCTCGAAAGCCACCGCGGCTACGACGATACGGACGGTCCATTCATCACGCGACCTATCTCCTACATTCTCAGCTACGTCAACGACGATGGTTCCATCAGCGAATCGAACCAGAATCGCAGCTACAACACCGCGGTGGCGGTCACCGCTCTGGTCGCCACTGACAATCCCGCTCACGCAGAGGTGATCGCAAACGCCCAGCGTTTCCTCAGCGGCCACCAGATCGACGAAGGCGAAGGCTATACACCGCAGCACCGCTATTATGGCGGCATAGGCTATGGTGGTGATGAACGCCCGGACATGTCGAATCAATATCTCGCGATGGAGGCACTCTCCAGATCGAAACTGTCGGCGGATGATCCTGTCTGGCAACGGGCATTGATCTTCATCTCCCGGTCGCAGAACCTCAGCGCTACCAATGACCAGGAGTGGGCGGAAGACGACGGTGGCTTTACCTACATGCCCGGCAGCAGCCCACACGGCGGCACGGGATCTTACGGCGGGGTCACCCACGCAGGACTCATCAGCCTTTTATTTGCCGGCGCCGATCGCAGCGATCCGCGGGTGCAGGGAGCCTACAACTGGATTCGTGCGAACTATACCCTCGACGAAAATCCCGGCGCACCGGACAAACAGGGTCTTTTCTACTACTACACCGCGTTCGCTAAAAGCATGAAAGCCTTCGGTGAGATTACAGTCGTGGATACCCAGGGTGTGGAGCACAACTGGCGCAACAATCTGGCTGCCAAGCTCATCAGTCTGCAGGCTGCCGATGGATCCTGGGTCAATGATCTGTCTCCGCGCTGGATGGAAGGAAATCCACATCTGTGCACCGCAAGATCGGTGATCTCGCTCAATCAGGCACTGGCAAAGTAG
- a CDS encoding TonB-dependent receptor encodes MKTVIIILVLALALPAAAAESAGIESVVVTGSRLHGTSTDIPAHVTIIDRAMLEARQSRDVLDALRSVAGLQVTENGGRGGISSVYLRGAEANFTVVLIDGMRVNDPNNTRGGSFDFSTINLAEVERIEIVRGALSSVYGADALAGVINIITRETSSESKLAIDAELGEDDFYRGSIFLNAAMGRSTQINLTATATDEGDAIEGNSFSSQTMTGRLFSAPGDTVELELSGRYMDSDARAFPEDSGGPQLAVLRNTDRRDQSQLSISGKARWAATGALLLSFDAGYLEHDETYVSAGIAPGVLSGVPPNSSGSDLERTSLGANATLDATDWLQTIIGIDFMDERGRQEGEVELFPGFSLPTDFDLDRDILGLFTELRAAVPAGFLFSASLRHDDPSTHSARTTGRIGVQYQRGDTRLFASWSEGYKLPSFFALGNALVGNPDLRPESSTSWEVGASQSALDGRLDLTIAAFKAEYEDLIDFDFDLFTNINRDKVDTQGFELTATARPAPQIDLTMHVTYVDIDVANSDVTLRQRPEWRGGLSASWDIAPDVTISADWLNVGSTFDSSVPTAGLTLDGYDRVDVEISWRPAEDLRLWLAIDNALDENYQETIGFPALGTRSRLGFRYRF; translated from the coding sequence GTGAAAACTGTCATCATAATTCTGGTTCTTGCACTGGCCCTGCCGGCCGCTGCCGCAGAATCTGCCGGGATTGAATCCGTGGTGGTAACCGGCAGCCGCCTGCACGGCACATCGACCGACATTCCAGCTCACGTGACCATTATCGATCGTGCCATGCTCGAAGCGAGGCAATCGCGCGACGTACTCGACGCGCTGCGCTCGGTCGCCGGTCTTCAGGTGACTGAGAATGGCGGACGTGGTGGCATTTCGTCGGTCTACCTGCGCGGTGCAGAGGCAAATTTCACAGTCGTGCTGATCGATGGCATGCGTGTCAACGATCCGAACAACACCCGGGGCGGGTCCTTCGATTTCTCGACGATCAATCTGGCGGAAGTCGAGCGCATCGAAATCGTTCGTGGCGCGCTAAGCTCCGTGTACGGGGCGGACGCACTCGCCGGAGTGATCAACATCATTACCCGGGAAACCAGCAGCGAATCGAAGCTGGCCATAGATGCCGAACTTGGAGAAGACGACTTCTATCGGGGCTCGATTTTCCTGAATGCCGCCATGGGCAGATCCACTCAGATAAACCTCACGGCAACGGCGACTGACGAAGGCGACGCGATCGAGGGCAACTCCTTCTCGAGCCAGACCATGACAGGTCGCCTGTTCAGCGCACCCGGCGACACGGTGGAGCTGGAGTTGTCCGGCCGCTACATGGATTCGGACGCGAGGGCATTTCCAGAAGACAGCGGTGGTCCGCAGCTTGCAGTCCTGCGCAACACGGATCGACGGGATCAGTCCCAGTTGAGTATTTCAGGAAAAGCGCGGTGGGCGGCAACCGGGGCCCTGCTGTTGAGCTTCGATGCCGGGTATCTGGAGCATGATGAAACCTACGTATCTGCGGGGATCGCCCCCGGTGTGCTGAGCGGCGTGCCTCCCAACAGCTCGGGCTCCGATCTCGAGCGCACCTCACTTGGAGCCAACGCGACCCTTGATGCCACGGACTGGCTGCAGACAATCATCGGCATCGATTTCATGGACGAGCGAGGCAGACAGGAGGGCGAGGTGGAGCTCTTCCCTGGCTTTTCGTTACCAACGGATTTCGATCTGGATCGGGATATTCTCGGGCTGTTCACAGAGCTTCGCGCCGCGGTTCCGGCTGGCTTCCTGTTCAGCGCATCCCTTCGCCATGACGATCCCAGCACTCATTCCGCAAGAACCACAGGTCGCATCGGAGTTCAATATCAGCGCGGCGACACCCGTCTGTTCGCCAGCTGGAGCGAGGGATACAAACTCCCCAGTTTTTTTGCATTGGGTAATGCACTGGTCGGGAATCCTGACCTGCGACCGGAATCCAGCACCAGCTGGGAGGTGGGTGCTTCCCAGTCGGCCCTGGATGGCAGACTGGATCTGACCATCGCTGCATTCAAGGCCGAGTACGAGGATCTCATTGATTTCGACTTCGATCTGTTCACCAACATCAATCGTGACAAGGTCGACACCCAGGGATTCGAACTTACCGCCACCGCCCGACCGGCACCGCAGATCGATCTGACCATGCATGTGACGTACGTGGATATCGACGTCGCAAACTCTGACGTTACCCTGCGTCAGCGACCGGAGTGGCGCGGCGGCCTGTCCGCGTCCTGGGACATAGCACCTGATGTGACAATCAGTGCGGACTGGCTGAACGTGGGTTCGACATTCGATTCATCCGTGCCCACGGCCGGTCTGACGCTCGATGGCTACGATCGGGTGGATGTCGAGATATCCTGGCGTCCTGCGGAGGATCTGCGCCTCTGGCTCGCGATCGACAATGCACTCGATGAGAACTACCAGGAAACCATCGGATTTCCAGCGCTGGGAACCCGCTCCCGGCTGGGCTTCCGGTACCGGTTCTGA
- a CDS encoding NAD(+) synthase: MNPAQPRHRATDFGELGFLRVASIAPALHLADPEANATRIVEQLNALQQQAVALALFPELSVTGYTCEDLFFSDDLHQRTLTALATIATACTDIAAVVGVPWRLRDGRLLNCAAVLSDGRLRGLVPKSEHPNYGEFYDRRWFAPGAGVHELIDAADPVLVDHRQLFEIAGVCFGIEICEDFWAPEPPGIRHALAGAELIVNLSASNELVAKAEYRRELVRMASARGICGYLYAGSGPLESTKDVVYGGHLLAAENGVILAESERFSFSTSVLITEFDVQKLRHDRMQNSTFANARRPEGYHRVWMGTKVAELPELLRPIDAHPFVPADEAQLDARASEILNIQATGLARRMLSTGGSELVIGLSGGLDSTLAFLVCLDALKKLEEPLDALHPLTLPGPGTSEHTLHTAHQLARAAGVRLKEIDISAAVKQHLEDLGHTDRTDVVFENAQARERTQILFNHANKVRGLVVGTGDLSELALGWCTFNADHMASYNVNASVPKTMMAYLLRWYAVHRANDALAAVLERVLATPISPELIEPGQGAEQTGAIVQRTEEIIGPYELHDFFLFHFLRNGAGVKKIFALATVAFAGSYPPEVIQRWLRIFVQRFFSQQFKRTTLPPGPKIGSVSLSPRGDWRMPDEASAAGLLAQIDALSEQL; the protein is encoded by the coding sequence ATGAATCCAGCTCAACCCCGCCACAGGGCGACTGATTTCGGCGAACTCGGTTTCCTGCGCGTCGCTTCGATCGCCCCTGCACTGCACCTCGCAGATCCGGAAGCGAACGCAACCCGGATTGTCGAGCAGCTGAACGCGCTGCAGCAGCAGGCTGTTGCCCTCGCCCTGTTTCCGGAACTGTCTGTAACCGGCTACACCTGCGAGGATCTGTTTTTCAGTGACGATCTGCACCAGCGCACGCTCACCGCGCTGGCCACCATTGCCACGGCCTGCACAGACATCGCCGCCGTCGTCGGTGTGCCCTGGCGTCTGCGCGACGGTCGTCTTCTCAACTGTGCGGCCGTACTCTCCGACGGCCGCCTGCGTGGCCTCGTACCGAAATCCGAGCACCCCAACTATGGGGAGTTCTACGACCGTCGCTGGTTCGCCCCGGGTGCCGGTGTGCATGAACTCATCGACGCAGCAGACCCGGTGCTGGTTGACCACCGGCAGCTCTTCGAGATCGCCGGCGTCTGCTTCGGGATAGAGATCTGTGAGGACTTCTGGGCACCGGAACCACCCGGTATCCGTCACGCTCTGGCAGGTGCGGAGCTCATCGTGAATCTGTCGGCAAGCAACGAACTCGTCGCCAAAGCCGAATACCGTCGCGAGCTGGTGCGCATGGCCAGTGCCCGGGGCATCTGCGGTTATCTTTACGCCGGCAGCGGCCCGCTGGAATCCACCAAGGACGTTGTCTACGGTGGACATCTGCTGGCGGCGGAAAACGGTGTGATTCTCGCGGAGAGCGAACGGTTCAGTTTCAGCACCAGTGTGCTCATCACCGAATTCGACGTGCAGAAACTGCGCCACGACCGGATGCAGAACAGCACCTTCGCCAATGCCCGCCGTCCTGAGGGTTACCATCGGGTGTGGATGGGTACGAAAGTCGCGGAGTTGCCCGAACTCCTGCGACCCATCGACGCCCATCCTTTCGTGCCGGCGGACGAGGCACAACTGGACGCCAGGGCCAGCGAGATTCTCAACATACAGGCCACCGGGCTGGCCAGGCGCATGCTCTCAACAGGCGGCAGCGAACTGGTCATCGGCCTGTCCGGCGGACTGGATTCCACACTGGCCTTCCTGGTATGCCTCGATGCGCTGAAAAAACTCGAGGAGCCTCTCGACGCCCTGCATCCGTTGACACTGCCGGGCCCCGGCACCAGCGAACACACCCTGCACACGGCACACCAGCTGGCCCGGGCCGCCGGTGTGCGACTGAAAGAAATCGACATCTCCGCTGCGGTGAAGCAGCACCTGGAAGATCTCGGTCACACCGACCGCACCGATGTGGTATTCGAGAACGCACAGGCCCGGGAGCGCACCCAGATTCTTTTCAATCATGCCAACAAGGTACGCGGACTGGTGGTCGGCACCGGCGATCTGTCGGAACTCGCCCTCGGCTGGTGTACGTTCAACGCCGACCACATGGCGAGTTACAACGTCAACGCCAGCGTCCCGAAAACCATGATGGCTTACCTGCTGCGCTGGTATGCGGTGCATCGCGCCAATGACGCCCTGGCCGCAGTCCTGGAACGGGTACTCGCCACTCCGATTTCACCCGAACTCATCGAACCCGGGCAAGGCGCTGAGCAGACGGGAGCCATCGTGCAGCGTACCGAAGAGATTATCGGACCTTACGAACTTCACGATTTCTTTCTGTTCCACTTTCTGCGCAACGGGGCCGGCGTGAAGAAAATATTCGCACTCGCCACGGTGGCATTCGCCGGTTCCTATCCGCCCGAAGTCATTCAACGCTGGCTGCGTATTTTCGTGCAGCGCTTCTTCTCCCAGCAGTTCAAACGAACCACCCTGCCACCAGGTCCCAAGATCGGTTCGGTGAGCCTTTCACCGCGCGGTGACTGGCGCATGCCGGACGAAGCTTCCGCCGCAGGCCTGCTTGCGCAGATCGACGCACTGTCGGAGCAACTCTGA
- a CDS encoding acyl-CoA dehydrogenase family protein, which yields MDFSDTKEEAAFRKEARAWLKANVPKKKELKGLGYIEQAKLWQKRKYDAGWACITWPKEYGGRGASTIEQVIWNQEESKYELPGGVFGIGQGMAAPTLMTWADDEAKKRYLPRLASGEDIWCQLFSEPAGGSDLAALRTKAVKDGDEWVINGQKIWTSGAHYSDYGILVVRSDPTVPKHKGLTYFYLDMKSPGVEIKPIKQLSGDANFNEVYFTDVRIPDSQRLGAVGQGWQVSLTTLMNERASIGAGGSNVGFDSVFELASRVQIDGKPAIRSDAVRARLADWYCQEAGLKYTSYRTLSALSRGAIPGPENSIGKLVGAPKTQDMASFAIDLLEQSGAIWDDKFAEEAGIYQGTYMAIPGLRIAGGTDEIMANIIAERVLGLPQDVRVDKGIPFNEVPTGN from the coding sequence ATGGATTTCAGTGATACCAAGGAAGAAGCAGCATTCCGCAAAGAAGCCCGCGCATGGTTGAAGGCGAATGTGCCGAAGAAGAAAGAACTCAAAGGTCTGGGTTACATCGAGCAGGCGAAACTCTGGCAGAAGCGCAAATACGACGCGGGCTGGGCGTGCATCACCTGGCCAAAGGAATACGGCGGTCGCGGTGCCAGCACCATCGAGCAGGTGATCTGGAACCAGGAAGAATCGAAGTACGAACTTCCCGGCGGCGTATTCGGCATCGGCCAGGGCATGGCTGCACCGACCCTCATGACCTGGGCGGACGATGAGGCCAAGAAGCGCTACCTGCCGCGGCTGGCCAGTGGTGAAGACATCTGGTGTCAGCTCTTTTCCGAACCGGCCGGTGGTTCTGACCTGGCCGCACTGCGCACCAAGGCGGTGAAAGATGGCGATGAGTGGGTCATCAATGGCCAGAAGATCTGGACATCCGGCGCTCACTACTCGGATTACGGCATCCTGGTGGTACGTTCGGATCCCACCGTGCCCAAGCACAAGGGCCTGACTTACTTCTATCTGGACATGAAGTCGCCCGGCGTGGAGATCAAACCGATCAAGCAGCTGTCGGGTGATGCGAACTTCAACGAGGTGTATTTCACCGACGTGCGCATTCCGGACAGCCAGCGCCTCGGCGCGGTGGGGCAGGGCTGGCAGGTGTCACTGACCACCCTGATGAACGAGCGGGCGTCGATCGGCGCGGGTGGTTCCAACGTCGGTTTCGATTCGGTGTTCGAACTCGCATCCAGGGTGCAGATCGATGGCAAGCCGGCCATCCGCAGCGATGCGGTCAGAGCCAGGCTGGCGGACTGGTACTGCCAGGAAGCAGGTCTGAAGTACACGTCTTACCGCACCCTGTCGGCGCTGTCCCGGGGTGCGATCCCGGGTCCCGAGAACTCCATCGGCAAGCTGGTCGGAGCACCCAAGACCCAGGACATGGCCTCCTTCGCCATCGATCTGCTCGAGCAGTCCGGGGCGATCTGGGACGACAAGTTCGCCGAAGAAGCCGGCATCTATCAGGGCACCTACATGGCGATTCCGGGACTACGGATTGCCGGTGGCACCGACGAGATCATGGCCAACATCATCGCCGAGCGGGTACTCGGTCTGCCCCAGGATGTGCGGGTAGACAAGGGCATTCCCTTCAACGAGGTGCCGACCGGCAACTGA
- a CDS encoding sigma-54 dependent transcriptional regulator encodes MAKILVADDERAICEAFSLLLKTEGHTPLIASTGRSALDVFRRDRPQAVFLDVQMPDMSGIDVLQQIHLDEPDLPVIIMTAHGSVQTAMRAMQLGAFDYLGKPLELPQIRAQLKRMLHQPRGEPEASTAASFDVADQRIHIIGSSSPMQDLFKMMGLLTDNDLTVLITGESGVGKDLVAQAIHHHGPRHELPFVAINCAAIPENLLESELFGHEKGAFTDAHTRRIGKFEAAMAGTLFLDEISELPQHLQAKLLRVLQDHRFERVGGSESIPLRARIIAATNRQHQPDSAQRPLRSDFYYRLSLVNLHIPPLRERRGDIPELARHFLRMANASLGRTLQSIEPQAMARLLEHPWPGNVRELENTVKRSALIARGDILTEQDLQFDPVPFLEPHPQGTVRQHLDQTVRTAMAELLEETPRVTAPYRTIVEQVEQTLIDEALRRCDGNQVAASSLLGINRTTLRKKHQG; translated from the coding sequence ATGGCGAAGATCCTGGTCGCGGACGACGAACGTGCCATCTGCGAAGCCTTCAGCCTGCTGCTTAAGACCGAAGGCCACACACCGCTGATCGCCTCCACCGGCCGCAGCGCGCTGGATGTTTTCCGTCGTGATCGACCGCAGGCAGTCTTTCTCGACGTGCAGATGCCCGACATGTCAGGGATCGACGTCCTCCAGCAGATCCATCTCGACGAGCCGGATCTACCGGTGATCATCATGACGGCGCATGGCTCCGTGCAGACGGCCATGCGCGCAATGCAACTCGGTGCTTTCGACTACCTGGGTAAACCACTGGAACTGCCGCAGATCAGGGCCCAGCTCAAACGCATGCTGCATCAACCCCGCGGCGAACCCGAGGCCAGCACCGCTGCATCCTTCGACGTCGCAGATCAGCGGATCCACATCATCGGCAGCAGCAGCCCGATGCAGGATCTGTTCAAGATGATGGGACTGCTCACAGACAACGATCTGACCGTGCTCATCACCGGAGAAAGTGGCGTCGGCAAAGATCTCGTAGCCCAGGCAATCCACCACCATGGCCCCCGCCACGAGCTGCCGTTCGTGGCAATCAACTGCGCGGCGATACCCGAGAACCTGCTGGAAAGCGAACTGTTCGGTCATGAGAAAGGCGCATTCACCGACGCCCACACACGCCGTATCGGAAAGTTCGAGGCCGCGATGGCAGGTACCCTGTTTCTGGATGAAATTTCGGAGCTGCCTCAGCACCTCCAGGCAAAACTGCTGAGGGTCCTGCAGGACCACAGATTTGAACGGGTCGGGGGTTCGGAATCGATTCCGCTGCGAGCCAGAATTATCGCGGCGACCAATCGCCAGCACCAGCCGGACTCAGCGCAACGACCGCTGCGCAGCGATTTCTACTACCGGCTCAGTCTGGTCAACCTTCACATCCCGCCGTTGCGGGAGCGCCGTGGTGATATCCCCGAACTGGCCCGCCATTTCCTGCGCATGGCAAACGCAAGCCTTGGCCGCACACTGCAGAGCATCGAACCCCAGGCGATGGCTCGGCTGCTTGAACATCCCTGGCCCGGCAATGTCCGGGAACTCGAAAATACCGTCAAACGATCGGCGCTCATCGCCAGAGGCGACATCCTCACGGAGCAGGATCTGCAGTTCGATCCCGTGCCGTTTCTGGAGCCTCACCCCCAGGGCACCGTGCGGCAGCATCTCGACCAGACCGTGCGCACCGCAATGGCCGAACTTCTCGAGGAAACACCCCGGGTAACTGCGCCTTATCGCACCATCGTCGAGCAGGTGGAGCAGACACTGATCGACGAAGCTCTGCGACGCTGCGACGGCAATCAGGTCGCCGCATCCAGTCTGCTCGGCATCAACCGCACTACACTGCGCAAAAAACACCAGGGATAG